A window from Megalobrama amblycephala isolate DHTTF-2021 linkage group LG9, ASM1881202v1, whole genome shotgun sequence encodes these proteins:
- the LOC125276162 gene encoding erythroid membrane-associated protein-like, which yields MDSIYENTDFILSILSSDEKRCQYKGNFTEELESERKDSPSKWTKALLILLGLTFVFALGGLCALWILYNNKLADFESLNEQLAAQVINSTVMIREQEELRTNYTRVKEQLQLHDELKRMQQYAVDVTLDPDTAHPTLILSDDGKQVRHGDIRQKLPDKPERFNKSLSVLGKEGFSSGRFYFEVQVKGKTKWTLGVARESINRKGDIILTPSNGFWTVWLRNENEYKARAGPPVSLSLRVKPQRVGVFVDYEEGLVSFYDVESSSHIYSFTGQSFTGKLYPYFNPGTKDGGKNSTPLIITLVKYNK from the exons ATGGATTCAATATATGAAAATACTGATTTCATACTTTCAATACTTTCTTCAGATGAAAAGCGCTGTCAATACAAAG GTAATTTCACTGAAGAACTGGAAAGTGAGAGGAAAGACAGTCCCTCTAAGTGGACTAAAGCTCTTCTGATTCTTCTGGGTTTGACGTTCGTTTTTGCTCTCGGGGGTCTCTGCGCTCTCTGGATCCTTT ATAATAATAAGCTTGCCGATTTTGAATCACTGAATGAACAACTTGCTGCTCAAGTGATCAACAGCACAG TTATGATAAGAGAACAAGAGGAACTTAGAACCAACTACACCAGAGTTAAAGAACAGCTTCAACTTCATGATG AGCTGAAGAGGATGCAGCAGTATGCAG TGGATGTGACTCTGGATCCTGATACAGCTCATCCTACTCTCATCCTATCTGATGATGGAAAACAAGTGAGACATGGAGACATTAGACAGAAACTCCCAGACAAACCAGAGagatttaataaaagtttaagtgTCCTGGGAAAGGAGGGATTCTCCTCAGGGAGATTTTATTTtgaggtgcaggtgaagggGAAGACTAAATGGACCTTAGGAGTGGCCAGAGAATCCATTAACAGAAAGGGAGATATCATACTGACTCCCAGTAATGGATTCTGGACTGTGTGGCTGAGGAATGAGAATGAATACAAAGCCAGGGCTGGTCCtcctgtctctctgtctctgagaGTGAAGCCGCAGCGGGTCGGTGTGTTTGTGGATTATGAGGAGGGTCTGGTCTCCTTTTATGATGTGGAGTCCAGCTCTCATATCTACTCTTTCACTGGTCAGTCTTTCACTGGGAAACTCTATCCATATTTTAACCCAGGCACTAAAGATGGAGGTAAAAACTCAACTCCACTGATCATCACACTTGTCAAATACAATAAATGA